A DNA window from Vigna angularis cultivar LongXiaoDou No.4 chromosome 1, ASM1680809v1, whole genome shotgun sequence contains the following coding sequences:
- the LOC108323148 gene encoding glycosyltransferase BC10: protein MNTIMKAKQQERSLAAVNFFSAQSHLFKFFSHVLAFASGLLIGITIITFSLKNFSPNFQSLQSLPASISTLHNASKVAIFTPNEKPMHDMTEEELLWRASMVPRIKELPYKHVPKVAFMFLTKGPVFLGPLWERFFKGNEGFYSIYVHSHPSFNQTLPQTSVFHGRRIPSKEVRWGDFNIVGAERRLLANALLDFSNQRFVLLSESCIPLFNFSTVYNYLINSTKTFVESYDLPGPVGRGRYSPRMRPLLRLSQWRKGSQWFQIDRALATEIVSDQLYFPLFNKHCRNGCYGDEHYLPTFVSIKFSQRNSDRTLTWVDWSQGGPHPARFMRRNVTIEFLKRLRHGTTCHYNGNTTNICYLFARKFMPQALDRLLRFAPKIMHFN from the exons ATGAACACCATCATGAAGGCTAAGCAGCAAGAACGGTCTCTTGCTGCTGTCAATTTCTTCAGTGCTCAATCACACTTATTCAAATTCTTCTCTCATGTTCTTGCATTTGCCTCTGGTTTGCTCATCGGAATCACCATCATCACTTTCTCTCTCAAAAACTTTTCCCCAAACTTTCAATCCCTTCAATCTCTGCCTGCTTCAATCTCAACTTTGCACAATGCTTCAAAAGTCGCCATCTTCACTCCAAACGAGAAGCCTATGCATGACATGACAGAGGAAGAGTTGCTGTGGAGAGCTTCCATGGTTCCTAGGATTAAGGAACTGCCCTACAAACACGTCCCAAAGGTCGCATTTATGTTTCTGACAAAAGGGCCAGTCTTTTTGGGCCCACTCTGGGAGAGATTCTTCAAAGGAAATGAAGGCTTCTATTCCATCTATGTCCATTCTCATCCTTCTTTCAATCAAACACTGCCTCAAACTTCTGTCTTTCATGGCCGTAGAATCCCGAGCAAG GAGGTAAGATGGGGTGATTTCAACATTGTAGGGGCAGAGAGGCGTCTGCTAGCCAATGCTCTGCTCGACTTCTCCAACCAACGTTTTGTTCTTCTCTCAGAATCATGCATTCCTCTGTTCAACTTCTCAACCGTCTATAACTACCTCATCAACTCGACCAAGACCTTCGTAGAATCCTATGATCTCCCAGGTCCAGTGGGGAGAGGCAGGTACAGTCCCAGAATGAGGCCACTGCTTAGGCTTTCTCAGTGGAGAAAAGGGTCCCAATGGTTCCAAATAGACCGTGCTCTCGCAACTGAAATTGTGTCTGACCAACTATACTTCCCCCTGTTCAACAAACATTGCAGGAATGGATGTTATGGTGATGAACACTACTTGCCAACTTTTGTCAGCATCAAGTTTTCGCAGAGGAACTCTGACAGAACTCTGACATGGGTTGATTGGTCTCAGGGCGGACCCCATCCAGCAAGGTTTATGAGAAGGAATGTCACCATTGAATTTCTCAAGAGACTAAGGCATGGAACAACATGTCACTACAATGGGAACACCACCAATATTTGCTACCTCTTTGCAAGAAAGTTCATGCCACAGGCTTTGGATAGATTACTCAGGTTTGCTCCAAAGATAATGCACTTCAACTGA
- the LOC108323151 gene encoding protein SAR DEFICIENT 1 produces MAAKRFLDDSDQDTNGDKRRRPTSRPSFASVIGEVVMVKNLQNLFSGLEPLLRRVVNEEMERVMGHCVPRSITRSPSLRIQALEQPTSYELMFEKKLMPTIFTGSRIVDTDGNPLLVVLVDKSGGQTVRTSLPHPIKLEIVVLDGDFPSTGDNNESWTSEELNNRIVKERTGKRPLLTGELNLTMRDGIAPIEDIEFTDNSSWIRSRKFRVAVRVVPGTNQTVRIREGMTEPFIVRDHRGELYKKHHPPMLNDEVWRLEKIGKDGAFHKKLSKEGINSVQDFLKLSVVDAQKLRRILGAGMSERMWDVTIKHAKTCEKGKKYYVFRGQNFTVFLNSICQLVKADINGQSFPGSELSNFTKGYMEKLVREAYTRWNDLEEIDEALLTQGETMEQIPNNLQAYDQNEYYASTHNAQIGGSEWGVNATFGTTSFVNNALPALPYSFSDSQSDSDGATRWN; encoded by the exons atggCCGCCAAACGGTTTTTGGATGATTCTGATCAAGATACCAATGGTGATAAACGGAGGAGACCTACTTCAAGACCTTCTTTTGCTTC GGTAATTGGAGAAGTCGTCATGGTCAAGAACTTGCAGAACCTTTTCTCAGGCTTGGAACCCTTGCTTAGGAGAGTG GTGAACGAAGAGATGGAGCGAGTGATGGGGCATTGTGTGCCGCGTTCGATAACCAGGTCCCCTTCGTTGAGGATCCAAGCATTGGAGCAACCAACGAGCTACGAACTCATGTTCGAGAAGAAGCTGATGCCAACTATATTCACAGGAAGCAGAATAGTAGATACAGATGGGAACCCCCTCCTTGTTGTTCTTGTCGATAAAAGCGGTGGTCAGACGGTTCGCACGAGTCTCCCCCACCCCATCAAGCTAGAAATCGTGGTGCTCGATGGAGATTTTCCTTCCACCGGTGATAACAACGAGTCGTGGACGAGTGAGGAACTCAACAACCGCATAGTGAAGGAGAGAACGGGAAAGAGGCCGCTGCTCACTGGAGAATTGAATCTGACCATGAGAGATGGAATTGCACCAATTGAAGACATTGAATTCACTGATAATTCCAGTTGGATAAGAAGCAGAAAGTTCAGAGTTGCTGTTCGAGTTGTTCCTGGGACTAATCAAACTGTTAGAATTCGTGAAGGCATGACCGAACCATTTATTGTCAGGGATCACCGTGGTGAAT TGTACAAGAAACATCACCCACCTATGCTGAATGACGAAGTATGGCGCCTAGAGAAGATCGGAAAAGACGGAGCTTTCCACAAAAAGCTGTCCAAGGAGGGAATAAACAGTGTGCAAGACTTTCTCAAGTTGTCTGTTGTTGATGCCCAGAAGCTCAGAAGg ATTTTGGGCGCTGGGATGTCAGAGAGAATGTGGGATGTGACAATCAAGCATGCAAAGACATGTGAGAAGGGGAAGAAATACTATGTCTTCCGTGGGCAAAATTTTACCGTCTTTCTCAATTCCATTTGCCAATTGGTTAAAGCTGACATTAATGGCCAAAGTTTTCCGGGAAGCGAGTTAAGCAACTTCACAAAG GGCTATATGGAAAAACTGGTGAGAGAAGCATATACTAGATGGAATGACTTGGAGGAAATTGACGAGGCTCTGTTAACCCAAG GTGAGACCATGGAGCAAATTCCAAACAATCTTCAAGCATATGATCAGAACGAGTACTATGCATCAACACATAATGCACAGATTGGTGGCAGTGAGTGGGGTGTGAATGCAACATTTGGCACAACATCATTTGTGAATAACGCTCTTCCAGCTTTACCTTACAGCTTCTCAGATTCACAATCTGACAGTGATGGTGCCACAAGGTGGAACTAG
- the LOC108323155 gene encoding LEAF RUST 10 DISEASE-RESISTANCE LOCUS RECEPTOR-LIKE PROTEIN KINASE-like 2.1 isoform X2, protein MFIKIAFVCFVSTLFLFFTNTSAIHNTSFSPICLTQRCTSGPNITYPFWLSLTDQLCGYHELGLLCSEGVTVFSHIGLYYTVQNIDYENHSLKLLDPDTFNETCPKARHAVPLGNLPLTHSPLNLNLSFYYNCTNYPSGVPSIQCLRSGTNQSFVFVSGNETTGFDWSGNCEEKIVVTVMKDAITSDGDLISQFPSAMDKGFVLEWHTASYCVQCEASGGVCGYSNPEKKVLCFCKDGSTKDTSCYGGSSSGLSRLIIGFIIAGGIGALLTCIVIYIFGRKLSPILSDIRQARKIDRDIEAFIRNNGPLPIKRYSYSDIKKMTNYFESKLGQGGYGEVYKGNLCNKAPVAVKLLNASKGNGEEFINEVISISRTSHVNIVNLLGFCLEGKKKAIIYDFMPNGSLEKYIPNKNLETDPPLSWQRLHHIAEGIAKGLEYLHRGCNTRILHFDIKPSNILLDKNFCPKISDFGMAKLCSNTQSIISMYGARGTVGYIAPEVWNRSFGGVSYKSDVYSYGMMILEMVGGRQNISIEASHSSETYFPHWIYKHVEVGKNLAWHEGMTPEENEICKKMIIVGLWCIQTIPSDRPAMSRVVEMLEGSTDQLQIPPEPFIFSPMKTEVDICTTSSSD, encoded by the exons ATGTTCATCAAAATtgcatttgtttgttttgtttctacCTTGTTTCTCTTCTTCACCAATACCTCTGCCATCCACAACACATCATTCTCACCAATTTGTCTTACTCAACGCTGCACATCTGGTCCTAACATCACCTACCCCTTTTGGCTTTCCCTTACTGACCAACTCTGCGGTTACCATGAACTTGGCCTTCTCTGTAGTGAAGGCGTCACAGTTTTTTCTCACATAGGATTATACTATACGGTACAAAATATAGACTATGAGAACCATAGCCTTAAGCTGCTGGATCCTGACACTTTCAACGAAACCTGTCCAAAGGCACGTCACGCTGTTCCCTTAGGCAACCTACCGCTCACCCACTCCCCCTTGAACTTAAACCTTAGCTTTTACTACAACTGCACTAACTACCCTTCTGGTGTGCCTTCAATCCAGTGTCTCCGTTCTGGGACAAACCAGTCTTTTGTGTTTGTGTCGGGGAACGAGACCACAGGTTTTGACTGGTCCGGGAACTGTGAGGAAAAGATTGTGGTCACAGTGATGAAGGATGCGATTACAAGTGACGGTGACTTGATAAGCCAGTTTCCGAGTGCCATGGATAAAGGGTTTGTTCTTGAATGGCACACTGCTTCGTATTGCGTTCAGTGCGAGGCTAGTGGTGGAGTCTGCGGCTACAGTAACCCCGAGAAGAAGGTGCTGTGTTTCTGCAAGGATGGAAGTACAAAAGACACTTCGTGTTACG GGGGAAGCAGTTCTGGTTTGTCGAGATTAATTATAG GTTTTATTATAGCTGGAGGAATTGGTGCACTGCTGACATGCATCGTAATTTACATTTTTGGAAGAAAATTGTCACCAATTTTGTCAGACATTCGGCAGGCGAGAAAGATTGATCGAGACATTGAGGCCTTCATCAGAAATAATGGACCACTTCCCATAAAAAGGTACTCATATTCAGATATCAAGAAAATGACCAATTATTTTGAGTCCAAACTGGGACAAGGTGGTTATGGTGAAGTATATAAGGGAAATCTATGCAACAAAGCTCCCGTGGCTGTGAAGCTACTGAATGCTTCCAAGGGAAACGGGGAAGAATTTATCAACGAGGTTATAAGCATCAGTAGAACATCCCATGTAAACATCGTTAATCTCCTTGGTTTTTGTCTTGAAGGCAAGAAGAAGGCTATTATATACGATTTTATGCCAAATGGATCACTTGAAAAGTATATTCCCAACAAGAATTTGGAAACTGATCCACCTTTGAGTTGGCAAAGGCTACACCACATTGCCGAAGGAATAGCCAAAGGATTGGAGTACTTGCACAGAGGCTGCAACACTCGGATATTACATTTTGACATAAAACCAAGCAACATTCTTTTGGACAAAAATTTCTGTCCCAAAATCTCTGATTTTGGGATGGCCAAGCTCTGCTCAAACACACAAAGTATCATATCTATGTATGGTGCTAGAGGGACAGTTGGGTACATAGCTCCAGAGGTGTGGAACAGAAGCTTTGGAGGGGTTTCGTATAAATCTGATGTTTATAGTTACGGAATGATGATTTTGGAAATGGTTGGAGGAAGGCAAAATATCAGCATTGAAGCAAGTCATTCAAGTGAGACATACTTTCCCCATTGGATATACAAGCACGTTGAGGTGGGAAAAAATTTGGCATGGCATGAAGGTATGACCCCAGAggaaaatgaaatttgtaaGAAAATGATTATTGTGGGATTGTGGTGCATACAGACAATCCCTTCTGACAGGCCTGCTATGAGTCGGGTGGTTGAAATGTTAGAAGGAAGCACGGATCAATTGCAAATTCCACCCGAGCCATTCATATTTAGTCCTATGAAAACTGAAGTGGATATTTGCACCACTAGTAGCAGCGATTGA
- the LOC108323155 gene encoding LEAF RUST 10 DISEASE-RESISTANCE LOCUS RECEPTOR-LIKE PROTEIN KINASE-like 2.1 isoform X1: protein MFIKIAFVCFVSTLFLFFTNTSAIHNTSFSPICLTQRCTSGPNITYPFWLSLTDQLCGYHELGLLCSEGVTVFSHIGLYYTVQNIDYENHSLKLLDPDTFNETCPKARHAVPLGNLPLTHSPLNLNLSFYYNCTNYPSGVPSIQCLRSGTNQSFVFVSGNETTGFDWSGNCEEKIVVTVMKDAITSDGDLISQFPSAMDKGFVLEWHTASYCVQCEASGGVCGYSNPEKKVLCFCKDGSTKDTSCYAGGSSSGLSRLIIGFIIAGGIGALLTCIVIYIFGRKLSPILSDIRQARKIDRDIEAFIRNNGPLPIKRYSYSDIKKMTNYFESKLGQGGYGEVYKGNLCNKAPVAVKLLNASKGNGEEFINEVISISRTSHVNIVNLLGFCLEGKKKAIIYDFMPNGSLEKYIPNKNLETDPPLSWQRLHHIAEGIAKGLEYLHRGCNTRILHFDIKPSNILLDKNFCPKISDFGMAKLCSNTQSIISMYGARGTVGYIAPEVWNRSFGGVSYKSDVYSYGMMILEMVGGRQNISIEASHSSETYFPHWIYKHVEVGKNLAWHEGMTPEENEICKKMIIVGLWCIQTIPSDRPAMSRVVEMLEGSTDQLQIPPEPFIFSPMKTEVDICTTSSSD, encoded by the exons ATGTTCATCAAAATtgcatttgtttgttttgtttctacCTTGTTTCTCTTCTTCACCAATACCTCTGCCATCCACAACACATCATTCTCACCAATTTGTCTTACTCAACGCTGCACATCTGGTCCTAACATCACCTACCCCTTTTGGCTTTCCCTTACTGACCAACTCTGCGGTTACCATGAACTTGGCCTTCTCTGTAGTGAAGGCGTCACAGTTTTTTCTCACATAGGATTATACTATACGGTACAAAATATAGACTATGAGAACCATAGCCTTAAGCTGCTGGATCCTGACACTTTCAACGAAACCTGTCCAAAGGCACGTCACGCTGTTCCCTTAGGCAACCTACCGCTCACCCACTCCCCCTTGAACTTAAACCTTAGCTTTTACTACAACTGCACTAACTACCCTTCTGGTGTGCCTTCAATCCAGTGTCTCCGTTCTGGGACAAACCAGTCTTTTGTGTTTGTGTCGGGGAACGAGACCACAGGTTTTGACTGGTCCGGGAACTGTGAGGAAAAGATTGTGGTCACAGTGATGAAGGATGCGATTACAAGTGACGGTGACTTGATAAGCCAGTTTCCGAGTGCCATGGATAAAGGGTTTGTTCTTGAATGGCACACTGCTTCGTATTGCGTTCAGTGCGAGGCTAGTGGTGGAGTCTGCGGCTACAGTAACCCCGAGAAGAAGGTGCTGTGTTTCTGCAAGGATGGAAGTACAAAAGACACTTCGTGTTACG CAGGGGGAAGCAGTTCTGGTTTGTCGAGATTAATTATAG GTTTTATTATAGCTGGAGGAATTGGTGCACTGCTGACATGCATCGTAATTTACATTTTTGGAAGAAAATTGTCACCAATTTTGTCAGACATTCGGCAGGCGAGAAAGATTGATCGAGACATTGAGGCCTTCATCAGAAATAATGGACCACTTCCCATAAAAAGGTACTCATATTCAGATATCAAGAAAATGACCAATTATTTTGAGTCCAAACTGGGACAAGGTGGTTATGGTGAAGTATATAAGGGAAATCTATGCAACAAAGCTCCCGTGGCTGTGAAGCTACTGAATGCTTCCAAGGGAAACGGGGAAGAATTTATCAACGAGGTTATAAGCATCAGTAGAACATCCCATGTAAACATCGTTAATCTCCTTGGTTTTTGTCTTGAAGGCAAGAAGAAGGCTATTATATACGATTTTATGCCAAATGGATCACTTGAAAAGTATATTCCCAACAAGAATTTGGAAACTGATCCACCTTTGAGTTGGCAAAGGCTACACCACATTGCCGAAGGAATAGCCAAAGGATTGGAGTACTTGCACAGAGGCTGCAACACTCGGATATTACATTTTGACATAAAACCAAGCAACATTCTTTTGGACAAAAATTTCTGTCCCAAAATCTCTGATTTTGGGATGGCCAAGCTCTGCTCAAACACACAAAGTATCATATCTATGTATGGTGCTAGAGGGACAGTTGGGTACATAGCTCCAGAGGTGTGGAACAGAAGCTTTGGAGGGGTTTCGTATAAATCTGATGTTTATAGTTACGGAATGATGATTTTGGAAATGGTTGGAGGAAGGCAAAATATCAGCATTGAAGCAAGTCATTCAAGTGAGACATACTTTCCCCATTGGATATACAAGCACGTTGAGGTGGGAAAAAATTTGGCATGGCATGAAGGTATGACCCCAGAggaaaatgaaatttgtaaGAAAATGATTATTGTGGGATTGTGGTGCATACAGACAATCCCTTCTGACAGGCCTGCTATGAGTCGGGTGGTTGAAATGTTAGAAGGAAGCACGGATCAATTGCAAATTCCACCCGAGCCATTCATATTTAGTCCTATGAAAACTGAAGTGGATATTTGCACCACTAGTAGCAGCGATTGA
- the LOC108318785 gene encoding two-component response regulator ARR14, whose amino-acid sequence MAESSSIDPPEFPSNFNVLAIDTDLKVLEFIEKSCNKNSHQVKICSKSTSAVDLLLKKEIDFHLIIMELHMPLIDGYEFLEILDDEAIDVPFIMMSEDCTPLSQEKAFRLGACDYWIKPFFFEYESLFENRNLWSPMIRHHFYFRRIGINIDSLKGDEKGDEKGETGYNSDGEAEADDDTPHKKE is encoded by the exons ATGGCCGAAAGTTCTTCAATTGACCCGCCTGAATTTCCATCAAATTTTAATGTCCTTGCCATTGATACTGACCTCAAAGTTCTTGAATTCATCGAGAAATCATGCAACAAGAATTCTCATCAAG TTAAGATATGCTCTAAATCTACAAGTGCGGTCGATCTTTTgctgaaaaaagaaatagacTTTCATTTGATTATCATGGAACTCCATATGCCATTGATTGATGGCTATGAATTTCTGGAAATTCTCGATGATGAAGCAATTGATGTTCCTTTCATCA TGATGTCTGAGGACTGTACTCCTCTTTCCCAAGAGAAGGCTTTTAGACTTGGAGCTTGCGATTATTGGATTAAACCCTTCTTCTTTGAGTATGAGTCTTTGTTCGAGAATAGGAATTTGTGGTCACCTATGATTCGACATCATTTCTACTTCAGGCGCATAGGGATAAATATTGATAGCTTGAAAGGTGATGAAAAAGGTGATGAAAAAGGAGAGACAGGTTATAATTCTGATGGAGAAGCGGAAGCCGATGATGATACTCCCCATAAGAAAGAATAG
- the LOC108323156 gene encoding protein XAP5 CIRCADIAN TIMEKEEPER has product MSGMGDGDVGTAQDAVRIRRLEKQREAERHKIQELKTKSASAKGQLGLLQFGSSASEILETAFKKETVGLVTREQYVEKS; this is encoded by the exons ATGTCGGGTATGGGTGACGGGGACGTGGGCACCGCCCAAGACGCGGTGAGGATTCGACGGTTGGAGAAGCAGAGAGAAGCGGAGCGTCACAAAATCCAAGAACTCAAAACCAAGTCTGCCTCCGCCAAGGGCCAACTCGGTCTCCTCCAATTCGGTTCCAGCGCTTCCGAG ATTCTAGAGACCGCCTTCAAAAAAGAAACCGTGGGTTTGGTCACCAGAGAGCAGTATGTGGAGAAG AGTTAA